The following are encoded in a window of Gimesia chilikensis genomic DNA:
- a CDS encoding response regulator yields MKVLVVDDVGYTCYVHTRLLEELGYEVICASSGFEALSILEQDSEIKIVFSELVMRELDGLDLFLKVQKQERYNDDGQLEAPMYFLMTSIQPGNQTQNRQQERLELAKKLGITGVIYKTRDREELKQAFAHNLKSALGELSEATPVDIYTPAQNLCEAVKDIIETKNLEAAEELFDLIIAQSEYLEFFINSSSKRAELA; encoded by the coding sequence ATGAAAGTATTAGTTGTTGATGATGTTGGATATACCTGCTACGTGCATACCAGGTTACTGGAAGAGCTGGGCTATGAAGTCATTTGCGCCTCTTCCGGTTTTGAAGCCCTTTCCATCCTGGAACAGGACAGCGAGATCAAAATCGTGTTCTCGGAACTGGTAATGCGTGAGCTGGACGGCCTGGATCTGTTCCTGAAGGTACAGAAACAGGAACGTTATAACGACGATGGCCAACTTGAAGCCCCCATGTATTTCCTGATGACATCGATCCAGCCCGGTAACCAGACTCAGAATCGACAACAGGAACGACTGGAACTGGCCAAGAAACTCGGGATCACCGGGGTCATTTACAAAACCCGTGACCGGGAAGAACTCAAACAGGCATTCGCTCATAATCTGAAGAGTGCCCTGGGTGAGTTGTCGGAAGCAACGCCGGTCGACATTTACACTCCCGCGCAAAACCTGTGTGAAGCAGTCAAAGATATCATTGAAACCAAAAACCTCGAGGCAGCTGAGGAACTGTTTGACCTGATCATTGCCCAGTCCGAATACCTTGAGTTTTTCATTAACAGTTCCAGCAAACGCGCGGAACTGGCATAA